The sequence ATTTGCCGGGTAAATCGAGTTGACCGTTTTTGCCATCAAggttagagttcgactgatagagctgtcaaattttgtcagccgactcatgggttactatgattgatgctacatgggtagtttcgtcagtgcggGTCAAGGTAAgtagttttcatttttcgaAAATGGCACAGGTTCAACGATCTACCTAACAAGGTTACGTAACGATCGACATCAATTAGAGTAGGAAACCTCATGAGTCATCTATATGAAATGTTATAAACCTTCATTTATCGATGATATAATGCACACTTTATCGACAAATCAGATTCAGCAATCCACAGTTAAATGACATCATAATACCTGCTCAGTTTATAACCAAACCGAAGTGATTAGAATGTTCGAATTCATCAATcttatcttttatttgaatgctTGATCCATATCGATCTTTCAGTTGACTCACAAAGTAGTGCAGTTTGATTTGGCTCTTCTATACATTATTTTCTATGAATTCAGTATTAGTAATTAATAGTAATATTTACGAAAAAATTTCATGCACTTACATCGgaatatgatgatgatgatgatggtccaccctcatacccctacaaaggtgtgagcagaacgagttatctaaatgataattaatatttttgcacatatcttaaccagtaaacaaaataaaacgatctgattaatctagcaggtattgattcttcttcaaaagaacgactgaccacaaaataacattcaaatattccgtatttactatccaggtttaatcaagaaaatttccaacccgggaagatccttgatcacatcaggaatcgaacccgatatcgtaagcagtatcagacagtaattcacctgacagctacgatggagtaacaaGACTGCGGATgggcagagccaagcccaattccatcaaaaactgtcgatcccaattagtttcccgaatctattccttaaattattaatcaaaccttgcgatcaaggtcaagagcaaacttaacacactgaatgctaaggctcttcggccagtcctattcgctttccaaatagtcactacctgcttcgcgtgcgaggctcaaacgtttgtagactgctcattatttttaactctcaaacaaactaaaaatccatcatcatcataccgaacacagtaacttaattcgtctcacaataatacatataaacaaaaagaaaaggaaaatacaatcttcgttatacgtaaaaataaataaaaaatctaaaaaaattgaactaactaactaaatatttgcttacaaagtggactttatgtgtgaaatacataactttttgaactccaccaatgtcgttgCGCGTTTGATtactcttggcatcgaattgaaaaaacttattcccttgtacaataatgagtattgcgatctggctaacagaaagcttggtgttctagcatcagatgcatttctagtattgtacctatgcaaatcagttcctctttcaattcgatcacacaaatatcgaggcagcatgccatttaatatcttgaaaataaataccatggttaagtagtaaattctctgtttcactgaaagccattgtaatgcgttcagtagaaaacctgacgaggtatatctactacattttggaattaatcgcatgattttattttgcagtcgctgtaatctcaaaattggtgtgttattagcaagaaacagaatggatgggcaaaagtcaatgtgtggtgaaatgacttttttatacaaaagaatcttactatgggtcgttaagtcatttttcaaacgacataatacaccatactttttggcaatcttcttaatgacgttattgatatgagatttgaatgtttacttttcatcaattatgactccaagatacttcatttctctaacgcgatcaatagtttcaccatcaatttccacattggcgtcatgaccggcgctaacagaagaaataacatatatttagttttcgcgacgtttagtttcagttgcttaaattttaaccatcgaaccagcaaacttagatcctcgtttaaatgtgcaacagcttcattgaaatctttagccgtaatgaacagaacagtatcatcagcaaacaaatttatatcacagaaacgtaagactcgcttcatatcattaatatacataataaatagaataggacctaacacactccCCTGagacacaccaagtgaattaccgagggaactagacactacatcgttaaaaacagtcttttgatatctaccacataaataattttcaaaccattcatgtgccattcccccgatgccaaaacgccgcaatgtctgcaacaataaaggtcttgaaattgtttcaaaggctctcttcagatccaagaacacagtaaaaatactctctttggcttcgattttctccttccattttgccaatactaggttcgaagagtgacccttacggtatcccgattgttccggtattagcaaactgttagagttcaaatagttaatcagctgatctttaataacaagttccagaattttttccagcgtgtgcagcatgttaatgggacggtactcctcggctttatccgttccagtaaccttggggataggaacaaccagagattctttccatacTTTTGGTACatgccccgtgtacaacgattcatttaccaaatccagtagatcgtgtccgataacatgaaagcaatcctgtatcacttttgagtttacattgtcaatacccgtcgattttcccaaattgaaacaaatatttttcaatagttcaaaagtgattggttgaaactcataaagtctacaatagttattcatcggctgtgttatttcaataggctcacctaccaattcaatactttgattgatctgctgaacactatttatgaaataactgttgaacttttcagatacaatttgttctgtgtgctcttctataccgttaaaagttatggttttcgatgcactatgtgtaggcttgatcaactgtttgagaattGAGTTTGAGAATACAATACCTAAATTCAAACGCAGAGTATAAAAACATGCAAGGTCAATTTCGGAATTTATGATGACTCCTACTTACAGTGTTTCCAAAACCGAAAACTAGGAACCGGTACAGCGAGAAAAGTCTgaatggtcatcaactaacaaaacGTATATTTTGTACCATTTTTATCACATCAATCatgtgagaattaaaaaattaaatactCAACATTCAGCAAATGCAGAATAGATTTTGACAACAGCCAATAAGACCATCAAAGCTTTGATTTAATTCGAAGTTCGTGATGAATGATGAATTTACTTCCGATACTTCTAGAAccggaaattgaaaattgatatGGTGATATAGTTACTGTAAGTTTGATTGATCCTCAGCAAACGAGAGCTGCAAGAAACTGAAGTAGTTGTGCTTCGTTTATAATTTATATTATGCATCGTCCTTTAATTACAGAACCGGAAGATGAATCCAGATGGAACTCAATAGTAATTCATAGAACTAAGTTTATAAAAGTTGGTTGGGTCGTATTAGAACTGAGAACCGAGCAAAAcagagtgcatatttttatcaCATACGCACAGACAAACATTTGCTGGTCATgacgaactgagccgaatggtatatggaactTAACTCTCCGCGCTAAGGCAGTAGAGTCGATTTGTACTGTGATTTCAgagcctttctacctgaatgaGAAACACAAAgggattttttattattacGATTTAGTATTGCTGAAATGATACGAGTTCTTTCATTGACTTCATGGCCGAAACAAGGGCGCCATCCAGCAATTCTTCTATTGTAGATAGCTGCTATCGAAGGTGATTAACTGATAATAGATATTGAATAATGAACTGTAAGTGTACTAAATTTTGCCAGAAATATAATCGGTCAGTCTTGCACTACTGTTGAACAGAAGAAGTTTCACGTTGGAGCCATGTGGAAATTGTTAATCTTGACATTGGGCTTGCTAGCCGTCGTAGCTGCTACAAATAGTCAATGTTCCAACAGAGACAATCTCGTATATTTACCAGACAGTGCTCCGGAAGCTTGTGGAAGGTACAGAAAATATATTATGATGTTGATGTATATGTCTAatgattaaatttaaattattttagcTACTTCGTCTGCTTCAACGGCAtcctacaacgatttgaatgtcCCAATCGAATGTATTTCGATGCAACAGTTAGATCATGTGTTGAAGGGCTTTGTAGAAATGGCAAAGATATCAACGAAAATTTTAAACTAACAGATGAACCTGGTGAGGAAACTACGACAGACTCCACAACTACACCAGACACCACAACTACACCAGACACCACAACTACACCAGACACCACAACTACACCGGACACCACAACTACACCGGACACCACAACTACACCGGACACCACAACTACACCGGACACCACAACTACACCAGACACCACAACTACACCAGACACCACAACTACACCGGACACCACAACTACACCGGACACCACAACTACACCAGACACCACAACTACACCAGACACCACAACTACACCAGGCGCCACAACTACACCAGACACCACAACTACACCAGACACCACAACTACACCAGGCACCACAACTACACCAGGCACCACAACTACACCGGACACCACAACTACACCGGACACCACAACTACACCAGACACCACAACTACACCAGACACCACAACTACACCAGGCGCCACAACTACACCAGGCACCACAACAACGACTGTAGCGCCCATCGATCCCACAGAAAAGTGCCGTGGTGTGGTAGTCGGCATTATGAAGCATCCGGACAATTGCTATCAGTATTTCGTCTGTTTGTTTGGCTCGGGAAGATTGGGAACTTGCGACGAAGGCCAAATTTTCGACACCAGTAATTTAGTTTGTGTTGCCGGTGATAGGGACACGTGTAAGGCGAGTAGGTTCTGGGATCACTAAGATGATGTTGACAAAATAGTTTAGAAAAAGTAGTCTTGTGATTTTGCGAACTACAGCTATACAGTACTAAGAAATTGTAAGGAAAAGTGTTCAATTGAAAAgtataataataaatttttgcATACAACAGTTATTCGGACTTATGTATTTAAGCAATGCAAGAGTAGTGTCCACATCACACACGCATATTTTGGTTGATATTCAATGAAGCACTgaagtcacgtacccagaggggcccctcccgaaatcagaaacagaaacgaaaaacctgttttaatccacctagtggtgtaatgatgcctttctcatgtataatattctggtattctattcaaaaattttctcttcgatttttgaaagaaaccaagaagtTGCTTGTGAATTTACTAGTATAAcaaacagaatgaaacagtgctttgcaaaGGTCAATCTTAAGAAAAGTGGATTCACTATcattatgcacttccggcaccggaacccaagaaccggtataatcgaagtcggttcgtatggccaccaactaacatgacgtacaaactctactagtttttattcaaattttgacattctagatgaaactttatttttcaaattaatgagAACTGCTTTTTCAAACGGAACTTAATtgatacagtctgttacataagagcgtggtcgcgattactcgcgatcggtaaagtggaatggtgtgattatatttttttaacacaaaaggcagtagtgtccttcatGCAATGGGAGAATAAACAGCTCACAATTGTTTTTCTGTGCTCGCACCCGATAGGTCCCACaatgacccaagctgccgcggcgaaatacatgcaaaagtcgaaacagtttgtgagtaagtgggtgaatcgttttaaagaggtaaaaaatgtcgacgactttccaaatcgcggTTCTGTCGGTGTACTgtcggaaaaagacgaaaaagtgatttgtgacctgtttttgaagaatccgacatCAACTTTGCAcgaaggtgcttcaaaattgaccaaaaatgGTTCAAATATATCGTACGGAACTGTTTGCAGACATTTgatgaaatttcgaagtactttgcAAAAACCAATGTTTAGTGTCGATGTGGTGTCGTGACCTTGAATTGGTGTCGTGACCTTGTTACACGCTAGcaagcttcagtctatgataatccatgaacggtgACACacggtttttgcaaaaaaaaaatctaaaataatttgaaGAGCTTTGTGCAGTTTTCGCTGTGTAAAACTCGCACCAAACAAGTGtaaataaagctagcatttgggACTGCattgcgttcgagaaaaatgttcgaaaagtgTTTAAAATAGTAGAGAATTACAcactttggcccttctgaaagccGATAATGAATCTAGATAGCGGCCCTAATTAccagtatcactacacggtgaaaaccaagtgaagtgattgtgacccttgttatcggtatcacttcacggtgaaaatcgagtgaagtgaatgttggtcCTTATAACGGAAGTCCCTTCAGAGACAAAATTTATTTCTTGGATGAACTTTATCTCATTATGAACATAGcgtcaccaacattttgttgaaaaaatgagttttttccacAACAGTAATCACTTCACCATGCAGTATCACgcataataggtaaaatcaagtgaagtgatgtGAGAGTGAAATGATGTgagagtgaagtgaatgtggaagtggaagtgagaacggtaatacggGCCAGCGTTttgatacacagaaaaaaattatgagttttataggtgacataattctacaaacgatacaattcataagtaATTCataacttttcaaatgacacAACATttcactcgcacagaattttacaggctcctagtatgcactcggctagcaagtgtgACTGTATGAATATGCACCATTTACCAGAAGAtacgtgcttctgtggttcagtcgattaactgacttGCTTTATGATCTTATGTTTCTCCGTTCTAATCGCGCAGTTTCTATATCGATCTtttggtttttatttcattcgattttaagccatattttttaaatcacACAGTTTTACATGAATAAGAATTtgcgtgaaatacgacgctccatttatgtgcatcttataagatgtagaatcacaagaatttttcgaactgtgtagtttCTTTCTCTCAAATATTGAGATATATTGAGAATATTGAGAGAGGCTCAAACTTACAAATTACATTGGAATGGCGCCTTacttcctggaatacaaacgtaatcatcAGTAACCAATAATTCCAGGATTCCCAAGCCATTAACGGTACTCAAAAGTAACGTAAAtaacttatttagaaaactgtcttaAACTATTTCTTCGagattcgccttcggctcatcagtgcttaacgtagttcaaattgatctgccatctcgtgcctagcagttcaacttaaaccgctaagcagacgcaaagtttgcactacttagcggtttaagttgaagtgctaggcgcgagatggcagttcaatttgaactgcttcaagcactgatgagccgaaggcgaaacgcgaagaaaaagaaacaaaatatgtgcatcttgcacaaacaaacaaaacccctaaatgttgtcTTAAGCTGTCGCAAAAATTCgtagaatacaaacgcaatcttttgaaaccaaattcAGCACTATAAAATGTTGTTTGTTCAAACGGTATAGTGGTAGCtagacatagaatgcgacggaatcgtcgcagaatagcgaaataatgagcgtcagaaccacagatgccaggtttgcagattgggatgaaaatttgcaatttcgtctgttagcagactttgcaattaagtagacttttttgcaaattttcaaattttttataaacaatcgtccaATTTCATaacttttgctattactgtagggtttttgtttgatttttctcgtcataattttaaattttgagcTCGCATAGGAGCATTTCTAGTACGCAGACGCATAACAATTTACCTGGCCAGAAtattggacagttgttttaaccccttcgctgtctgttgtattcaAATTAACTTGCATTAGAGCtacaagaaaaattaatcggctgATTGATTGAGGTTAAATGCAgtttcaactggtaaaattccttagcgacaagtgttatttcattgttcattgaaacatCAATAAATGTATATCTGTCGAAGACGACCAAATTTATAGAGTGGACGACTTACAATTCTTTGTATTAGTTTATATATACAGTTAAAATCGATAATGTTTcgaataaagcacgaggttttgaagaCCGAGGCGTCGATTAatgcaaaatatgaaaaaaaaaaaaaaaaaggaaacatacaaagcacaaaataaccattaCGTCAAATAAATAACACacgctttaaaaaaaatccgtgcaaATTGTAGCCGATGGCAGatcacatacgcattatcaaaatgaattcattatgattgaaGTTTACTTAATAATTATTCTGTTGATAGAAACTGgtcattgtaacggtcaatttaaaaaatattttttctggcttgtggtctccAAGGGGTTGAagcgatgcgaatgacagttcgctatctttgcggcattttgtcgctatcttatcgcatcgcaatcttttctaaccgactgtgaaaattacaatatCAAATCGAGtaatatctatacacatctcgaatgcagtcctacgtgaATCTCGCGGTTATCTATATTACACTCAATTAAATTTACACTTCAATACTACGTGAAAACATGTGTAGTTTTTCTCCATTGAACTTTTCACGTAGCCCCTATGGGGGTAGTCGATAGAGCGAAATGAATTCATGAACTCTCTCGAACTgttaaatgaatgaaatgaattcATGTCACAAAACTTACATGCAAAAGCTACGTTGTTTTCCAAGTAGTTTATACGAAGTGTTTTTTGTAAAAcctaaataacgaaataattaATGTAATTTAATATACTCGTGAAAAGTATGTAATTTCATGGTTGTTGATATGGGATTTCCACGATATAATATATCAGAAATCAGTATTTGAAAATAAGGCTACTATCGAAATAACAGCAAAACATCAAACATTTTAATTCATTATAAACATTTATTGTTTGGTTTCGTTATATTAGACattgaaataatatttcattgGAAATTAGAAACTGAACTGTTCTTCAATTTTGTGAACTAATATTGGATTACTATCAAATaagtcaatttttaaaacttctACGAAACATTCTGCTACAGTATAAGCTAGTAAATGATCGCAGTAACCTTCTACCTGCCATTCTTGGCTAATTACATACGGTTGCTTATCATGCATTATAAACTCAATTATTTGAAACAGGTACATTGAACCATTTAATAATAGTGTCAAAAAGTATCCACTACAACAATCAGTCCCTTTTTATTTAACACTACATGCAATCGACATAATAAATACCGAATTTATATTCAACCTTTGGTAATAATTGAAGTTAATAAAGTAACGATTTTGGACTCctacaaaaaaatcaatttgtattcgaaattatttcgaaaataCATTTACATTTCGCCATCGCCACGATGAAATTAAttcgtaaagcttgcttcagatagaattggaacaaagacaattacctgtatttcagttgtttattattgaattcaagatctttttttatacaaatgtagcgttttcttcatacttttaagaaaaaatacggataaaattattcgtcacggtttcgatggaattctcgaatttttcctgtaacacggcttattaggcggcgcacaccttcttcgtccatcgttttagctatcttattccaccaggtcgtcatctgattgatgtctttgacaacctttccctttgccttgagtctcctcttcatgattgcccaatatttctcaatagggcggaactgggggcagtggggtgggttaaggtttttcggaactggaactgaatccctttctctgcataccatttatGAATGACTTCGCTGTAATGACagtttgccaaatctggccaaaacattacgggatggtcgtgggatcgaatgaacggcaaaattcgtttttggagacactccgatctcattgtcttatttgtaacgaaaactttcgtttttttgccaaagctgcaaatgccctgccaaatcataaatattcttgcaaatttgtcggcaaaaacaaatttaaatttggctggaacatccccccgagccgttgccaagtaaaatttttgacctgggatttgcccgaagtcagc comes from Malaya genurostris strain Urasoe2022 chromosome 3, Malgen_1.1, whole genome shotgun sequence and encodes:
- the LOC131439198 gene encoding integumentary mucin A.1-like: MWKLLILTLGLLAVVAATNSQCSNRDNLVYLPDSAPEACGSYFVCFNGILQRFECPNRMYFDATVRSCVEGLCRNGKDINENFKLTDEPGEETTTDSTTTPDTTTTPDTTTTPDTTTTPDTTTTPDTTTTPDTTTTPDTTTTPDTTTTPDTTTTPDTTTTPDTTTTPDTTTTPDTTTTPGATTTPDTTTTPDTTTTPGTTTTPGTTTTPDTTTTPDTTTTPDTTTTPDTTTTPGATTTPGTTTTTVAPIDPTEKCRGVVVGIMKHPDNCYQYFVCLFGSGRLGTCDEGQIFDTSNLVCVAGDRDTCKASRFWDH